GCTTTTAGTGTTTATAGTTCCTTGGAAGTCTTCGAAACCTCATTGCCAAGTGCAAGGCTGGCTCACTTTGAAGGAACACTGGATCCAGTATTAAAATCTGATAGTGGGATGAGCAAATTGTTTCAAGCAGCTTATGGTGATCAACTGATCCCTCATCAATGTGGCCACTGTTGCTTTGCAAGTTCTGGTACAGCGGAATCCAGGACCTCATTTTTAGGGCCTGAATTTGTTGACTATGCAGAGCCTCCATCCTTCCCAAGCCACGAATTAGCCACATTAGCTGCTGATATCAGTAATGTTGCGTGGTGCAAAAGTGGGTTAAAAAATAACAGTGTGGAAAATGCAGCTAATAGCGTAATGTCTAGTAGATCTCACTTGCAAATCAGAGCTCCTGAAGGGAGTAGAATGTATGACAGTTTGGAAGATCGGAAATGCAGATTAATGGGCATGATGACTGAACCTGTGACAAGCCCGTGAAGCAGGAGGACTCAGCTGATAGATGGTAATGTTGGAGGTCGAATTTGATTTGCTGACTGCATGACAATCTTCAATGGAATTTGAAGAATAAAAGGAGCTAGAATGTGGTTGAAATAAGCCTGCAGAAAAACTCATAAGATTAATCTCATGAATAAGAACTGCCCCTTAAAGAAGCACCCAGAGGAAGTGGTCTGCATGTGACTTGTTTGAGTCGGAAGAGAAGATGATGTACTGATTAGCAACGTTATTCATGATACTGGAGAAAGCTTTTTTCTGATGTAGTGCCACTGATTCTAAGGATTGGCTTCTTTGCCTAATGTGTTATTCTTTGCCTGGGTGGTATGTGATGAAAGATATGGTGAAAAAGTGCCTCCTTTGTCTCTTTTTAGCTCCTGTTTGCTTTCGTATTTCCTATTCTTTTCCTGACACCTGGTGTAGTTACAATTTGAGAACGTGGAGCAGTTTTATTTTCCTATAATTTAATGTTTCCTTCTCTGAAGCACAGGCTAATAATCTTACTTGTCCAGAAGAGTTTCACCATGTAAAGACAAGTATGCTAACTCTGATTTTATATTCCTTCTTTGTTCCTTTATGGTAATTTTCATGctcccttttttttcccctgtaGGTTTGAGCTTCATTTAGTtgattgttgtttttcttttctcccaccTGAGTTGCCCTGTGCACGTGCAACCCTAGACAAAGAGGATCAGTTTGGAGTCACTTTTTGTGGCTATCTTCTTCAAAATCACAGCAAGCACGGATGCTTCTAACACTATTCTGGATACTTGtatttttcttctcaattttgTCATCTCAATCTAAAGTTCAAACATGTAGCATCCAACATCAATGAGAAGGCCCTCAATATATGGGAAATCTGAAGCTGGTGGTGCTAAACATGTTCTTAAGTTTATCTAGGAGCATGAGTTTCCATTTTTTGCAATGATGCTTGAATTCCTGATGGTGTTGATAGGTTTCCCTTGTATCCTGTAGAGCTGGTGGTTTCTTGTTTGACAAACCACCCAACTGTAGCACTTTGGTCATTAACAGATTTTTTCCCCTCTCTTTTATTCATTGTAGTCTTTCTGGCTTAGGCAGGAAACTATACCATAGCGGTAAAAACTTCAATCGTTTTTAGTAGCAGTATCAAAATAAATTGAGGTCGAGGTAATGGCAAGTACTTCTCCAGCAGATTGTGTATTTTGCATGGAGGGCCAGGACTGGTTTTGTATGTGAAGGTGATGATCATCTGCTTTCTCCTCCTGAAGTTCTTGTAGAACAGGCAGAGAAGGCAAGCGTCGCCTTATCTCTAAGGCAGAGGCAAGAACTTGAAACTGCAGGCTTCATCGAGAGGCATCCTCCACCAGAGCAGTGGATTAAGGTCATGGAGCTCCTGGTACAGCGGGTGCAGGTGGGCTAACATAAGACAAATGGGGGGCGACGGAAAGGAGGGTTCTGAGCGAACCTGGGATTTGCAAGCAACGATACTGCTGAATTGAGGGGCATTTTTAAGGGATTAAAGTTAGCATGGGACCAGGGGAACAGAAGTGTCATTTGGGAGATGGATTCTAAAGCGAGCTTGGCACTTTATAGAGGAAGTGGAAATTACATCTCCACATTTCAATTCAGTGAAGCAAATCAAAGAATTTCCGAGCAAGGATTGGACGTGAAGACTCCAGCATGTCTGGAGAGAAGACGGTAGAAGTGCTGACTGGTTAGCTAGAGCAAGATTGCAGCCACAAACCAACTCTATTCACTCGGGTGAACCTCCAACGGCTAGAGCTGATGTTCAGGGGATAGCCATCCCAGTTTGCTTGAAGGTTTAAGTGGCCTCGTGACACTCCTCAGAACCcagaaaattaataaatatttaaattgaGATCAATGAATGCGTCAAGCAGAATATGTGGCAGGAGATTATATATCCGTCTGTACTGATCTTTCTAGAGTGTCGTATCACCGAAGTGCTTCCATTCGATGTGAGAAAATTGTTGGCATATTTGTCCTATTGCTTCGGGATTCCTTTGTTGCTTGAACCTTTGATCTCACTCTCAACGTGGGAGTGAAGCTTTTAGGTGGTGTTTCACATGCATCAGTGCTGGAGATTTGATGCGGAGAGGTTGTGTAGTTAGCCAACCAAGCTTCTCTCCATACCAAGTctgaataaattttggaaaggaATTCTTGTATTTTGTCCCTCATATGCTATAGCTTCAGCGTCTAAAATTCAGGAAGCTGGCACATTGAGTTTGCTCATGAGCCGCACTGTTGATCCAAAGAAATTGATAAGTTTGCAACTGATGATGCAAAGTTCAGTTGCATGACATCATGAACCAGTGGACCCAAATCAGGTCATTTGTCTTCCATCCATCCTACACAACTCATTAATATTGAAATACTAGTACTAGTATTCAAAGAGTCATTTTTTCTCAAGAACGCACCACCTGTCCCGGGCTTCCAAACGGCCCTGCATGCATCTCTGCACATTATTTTTCTGGGAAAGTGGAAACAATACGTAATGTTAATTTTTTCAGTAGAGAAGAGACGGCAGAGTGGGTGGGGTCGTGGGACCCATGCATGGATGGATGGCTTTTAAGATGTTCACGCAAAGGTCCTTACCTGTACCACCTCCCATTGCGTATGGTGCAACGTCAGTCGTCAGTTGACGGCACTTTTATGGGTGACCGGAGGTGGGCCAACATCGGATACGGTCAATGCTCGTTGTTGCCTGGATTGGGATTGCCATGCACTGCGTCGGACATGTACTCGGTATAATTGTTGTATTTGTGCGTGCGATTTTGTCTTGTCATTGTACAAATACGTTATGTACAAATTTCTATTATATGAATACATCATAATGTTctatttaatatatattaaatGTTTTATTTGTATATACTACTTTTATTATGAATATAATAACTAATGTAATTGTACAtcaaataatattatataaaaagTACAATAATAGAATCCAACCATTTCAAACTCCGATAGTACTAGTCCTCTCTTCACTGTACCGGTCTTGAATCCTAGATTGTAGACCACCGGCTCGCttggttttgttttttttagtcTATTATCATCATCTACACTTAttttaacttctaatcctaCTCTAACCTATACAAGAGAGGTGATCCAACAGGGTCACGAAAATTTGATCGAAAACTAAACCACTATTGGATCATACGGGTGCATTGAGCACTCATATGAATTTAAGAGAAATCACGTTAAGTAACAATTTTGAAAGGAGATAAACTTTGAACTCTTGACCTCCTATTCCACCAGACTTGTGGTGGGTTGATGATGTATGGCATTTTTACAAATTACAATAACTGGTGTGTTACTTGCGTAGCGTCGAGCACAAGAACGAGTTCGCAAAATTATCACATAGCCATGTAGCTGGCGAGTTAGCCACGTGAGGGAAACTTAGGACTTGTTTAGATTacaattttttgaagtttttatacAATATGTACTATAgtgatttaatatatatatataaggtaaaaagatgattgaaaaatatgttcacgaaAACGTAGAAATTTTTTGGTGAAAATCGACCTTCCAAAGAAGCCTTAAATCCTTCCCTGAGCGCAAGTCTTgcattccaaattcaaaatttcataTGTGACCGCAGGATTTTAGAACAAGGCAGCATTTTCTTGCGTAAATAACCGGGAACAAgggcaaaaaaaagaagaaaacttctAGCTATTTCCTTTTTCTCGCTTGGTCAATAATCTTTGAGCCATCACAGGACTTCAGCGGACGAGGGAAAGAACAATCGCAGCGGGTTGAAGACTTCTTATCAGGTCAAGTCCTCTTAAAATGACACTCGGAAACTCTTTTACTTGGAGGGAAGGAGCAATTTCTGACAAAATACACGTGTTTGTCCCAAATGAATACAGCAATAGGAGTATAGGATACGTGGGAGCGCGCTGCAGCGCTTGACATGTTATCactaatacttttttttttctcttttgaattgAGGGTGGTGTTATCACTAATACTCACCTAGCACTCATCAATACACTCAAGTTAAAACTCCTTATCACCATCCCAATCACCAAGAAACGGCATCCCCAATCTTATCACCAATTAAATTCTTGTTAACGGCCATTATTGATTGCTCAAAGAATCCCCAAACATTCCAAACTAGTTTTCTGGTACCAAAATGTTTCCGCTACCTCACTCCGTCTCGATCATCGCCTCTGCCTCCGAAACTGAATTAAGGCACTCAAAAGCCGAAACTAAGGGCCAAAAGTACTTTGGTTAAGAACTTGGAAATGGAAGGGGTCATGAATCATGGTATCGTCCTTTATTGCACATCAATGTACAGGGCGAGCAAACGCACacagaaaatccaaaaaaaaaatgatggaaataaagaaaagaaaagaaaagaaaagcgcTAGACTTGAGTCTTCCTTTTATCGGTCAGATTCCCGTACTGCTTTTTTCTCCTTAAACCCTTTATTCTATTTTTCTGAGAGATTTCCTTGGCGCTTCTCAGAATTCTTAAACCCGCACCTACACAAACACCCACGCACTCATATTcattccctctctctctcaatgaTTTTCAGGTAAATAACATGAAAGGGAAGTGGAAAGAGGTCACCTAATCCGTCACCCTCCGTTTCTATACGTCTCTCtgtgggtgtgtgtgtgtgtatatatacacTATCGATTCATCAACCAAAGTCCTAACATGGGCATTGCACGTTGAAAGGCCTTCCAAAAGCCTCAATTTCGAAGGCATTATTATTAATGCTTCTTCTCACTGGCCCTCGTATTAGAGAGTGGTAGTATCTGTTTCTGGGTAATTTGCAATTGTGTATTGTGACGGCGACTATTGTCCAGATGCCTCACGTGGATTTAGAATTCGGCTATGGCGGTGGTGACTCAAGCAGCGATGATGACAGCAGCATTTGTTTCTCTGATGCTGAAGAGGGGTCTTCTTCTTCACAATTTTACTCAGTCGCTGACGGGGATGGGTCTCATGATGATGACCAGATTATTATGGAGGCGATGGAGTCCCGGAGAGTGTCATCTGTAGCTGAGTCCGACTGCTCGGTGGATATAGAAAGTAGGGTTCTTGAGACGGTTACTAAGTTAAATTTGCGAATGCAAGAAAGAGATTGCAGGATTTGTCATCTCAGTTTGGAAAGTAGTAGCGGCACCGATTCTGGGATTCCAATTGAATTGGGCTGTTCTTGTAAGGATGATTTGGCTGCTGCACATAAGCATTGTGCTGAGACTTggttcaagatcaaaggaaataAGTGAGTGATTCTGTGGTTTTTTAATttccccttcttcttcttcatttttccctagGGGTTATTCGGTGATTTTGTGCGTCATGCATAGTCTCCTGAAGTTTGAAGGATGTggttaatttatttgtttctttaAAGTGTTTCGGTTAATCTGAgcattttcttttgcttgctgTCAcatcccttgtttcttggtcaTCGGAGCTCTATGACTTGTACCAATTTGATGCATCAGGAGCTTGAGTTCCTATTGTTAGCTTTATTTAGCGTCTGAAGCTTTTTACTCGGTAGTCGGCACTTTATTCGTCAGAAAGACAAGTTTCTTAGGTGTAGCGTAGAAGGTTGGTTTGTTTTTAGGAGGATGGAGATGCCATAATGTGTAGTTAGTGGAAGGAAAAGTTGGCTAAAGTTCATACAGAATaaagagagggaaagaaaaaataagcAAAGCAGGTGGCACCTATTGGTCGGATTTTTATTTACACCGACAATCTCCTCTGATTCCGTCTTTAATGAAATTAGCTTGCATGTATTTTGCCTTTGATTTTCCCGATTCGTCATCAAAAGTCCAAAATTTTATCTTCATGCCTTCGTTCGTTTCTTTTATCTTGCAGAAAACTTAATGGTAGTTGCTGTCCCTTCCGAacgtataatttttttttaccacaCTCGGTTGCCTCTTTCGGTCACCCGGAGGGTGGATTTTTACATGTAGGACTAGTCAAGGGTCAGTAGTCTGTTGTTTGTTATTTTTTGATAATTCTTTCATGACAACACCCTTCCTAGTTCCATAACTGCGTTCTTGTGCAGTGCCACTTCCCTGAATCTACACCATGGTCGTGGTGTTTATCATCTCCCAGTCTCTTTTACCGTGTAACAATAATATGGTAGCTTTTGCTTTCGGCTTTGCAGTTGAAAACCTTTGACTGGTTTTAATATTTTGCCACAGGATCTGTGAAATATGTAATTCGATTGCTCGGAATGTCGTTGGCGCAAGTGATGTGGAGTCGAGGCAACAGAGCAATGACACCAACTCTGTGGCCACAAATGCAGCATCAGAGCCAGGGGAATCTGCCGCAGAAGAAACTCGACCAACTTGTCTTGACGGCCGTTTCCTAAATTTCATCCTTGCTTGCATGGTGTTTGCTTTTGTCTTATCTTGGCTCTTTCATTTTAACGTCCATTCGTAAATCTTTGGATAAAGAGAGAGTTTCTGCAGATGGGGGGCAATTTGAATGTGGCTCCAACGAGATTTGAGGGCAGTTTTAGGATTTCCTGAAGTTTTACTAAGCCCCTGTTAATAATCTTAATACATATTGTTTgtgttttgctttaatttttttttttttttttgctggcaCTCGATCGGCAAAGACCCAATGCATGCACTAATGGAATCCTCTGTCTAATATTTTGTATTTACTTTCCTATTCAATACAAAACTACATAATTTCATTTATTATATCTGCTGACGtgacacataaaaaaaaaaaagctatttaACTGCCTTATACTTCTTCTCTCTTCCTTTTTGGATTTTCACTTTAAGTCCTGGGACTAAATAATAGAAATAGATAGTATTAACGTTTTGAGGATCCCGTCATGGAGACCCTTTTTCGGACAAGGGGTTATTAGATTGCACGTAGCCATTTGAGAAGTATTAACGTTTTGTAAGAGACGGGCAGAAAGCAGAAAATGTGCCCAGAACATCTGTTATGCTTTTCCGTACAATGAGCCTCCATTGCCAGAAGAGAAACTACCTCAACCTGGCACAGTGCACCTAAGGGCACATAATACCAGAACGCATTCCAGCATGTAAACAGTTGACTTGTTCATCACATAGGAAACTGCtcaatcaaatttttttttttccctttggcAAACAAAATATGCATGCAGCCCTTTTCGACATCATTCGTTTCTCAAATACCAACAACTCTAGTCTTACAATTCT
The Coffea arabica cultivar ET-39 chromosome 6c, Coffea Arabica ET-39 HiFi, whole genome shotgun sequence genome window above contains:
- the LOC113692556 gene encoding uncharacterized protein, with translation MPHVDLEFGYGGGDSSSDDDSSICFSDAEEGSSSSQFYSVADGDGSHDDDQIIMEAMESRRVSSVAESDCSVDIESRVLETVTKLNLRMQERDCRICHLSLESSSGTDSGIPIELGCSCKDDLAAAHKHCAETWFKIKGNKICEICNSIARNVVGASDVESRQQSNDTNSVATNAASEPGESAAEETRPTCLDGRFLNFILACMVFAFVLSWLFHFNVHS